A stretch of the Capsicum annuum cultivar UCD-10X-F1 chromosome 10, UCD10Xv1.1, whole genome shotgun sequence genome encodes the following:
- the LOC107843474 gene encoding UDP-glycosyltransferase 89A2, with amino-acid sequence MSSSENGVHILIFPFPAQGHMLPLLDFTHQLLLHGFKITILVTPKNVPILDPLLSTHPHVNTLVFPFPGHPSLPAGVENVKDVGNSGNAPIIGGLSKLYSPIVEWFKAQSNRPVAIVYDFFLGWTHDLAQEVGVPGIVFYITGAGLVSILDDLWKNFEAYKGLGLVEFNGLPRSPRFMREHLPSVFLKFKEDDPTWEIVRNGFIANGRSFMSIFNTFEALENEFLGFLKKEMGHDRVYSVGPINLVGGPGRIGKSNMDERVFTWLDDCPDGSVLYVAFGSQKLLTKAQMEALTTGLEKSGVRFILVTKQLSAQQEDQGFGSVPKGFDQRVSGRGLVIKGWAPQVEILGHQAVGGFLSHCGWNSVMEGIVAGVLILGWPMEADQFINAWWLVDNMKTSVRVCEGSNSVPDPIELGLRISEAMSNNLFKERAQKMRDEAFEAIKIGGSSKRDLDWIVRELTQLKG; translated from the coding sequence ATGTCAAGCTCTGAAAATGGTGTGCATATCTTAATATTTCCATTTCCAGCACAAGGTCACATGCTTCCTCTTCTTGATTTCActcatcaacttcttcttcatgGCTTTAAAATCACCATTTTAGTGACACCAAAAAATGTGCCAATTCTTGATCCTCTTCTTTCCACTCATCCGCATGTTAACACTCTCGTCTTTCCATTTCCTGGCCACCCATCACTTCCAGCCGGTGTTGAAAATGTTAAAGATGTTGGCAATTCTGGCAATGCACCAATCATTGGTGGGCTTAGTAAGCTTTATAGCCCAATAGTAGAATGGTTTAAGGCCCAATCGAATCGTCCGGTGGCTATTGTTTATGATTTTTTCTTGGGCTGGACTCATGATTTGGCCCAAGAAGTTGGTGTACCCGGGATTGTTTTTTACATTACAGGGGCTGGTTTGGTTTCCATTCTTGATGATCTTTGGAAGAATTTTGAGGCTTATAAAGGTTTGGGCCTTGTTGAGTTTAATGGGCTTCCTAGAAGCCCAAGATTTATGAGAGAGCATCTTCCTTCAGTGTTTTTGAAGTTTAAAGAGGATGATCCAACTTGGGAAATTGTTAGGAATGGGTTTATTGCAAATGGTAGGAGTTTTATGTCAATTTTCAATACTTTTGAGGCTTTGGAGAATGAGTTTTTGGGCTTTTTGAAGAAGGAAATGGGCCATGATCGCGTGTATTCGGTTGGGCCAATTAATTTGGTTGGTGGGCCTGGTAGAATTGGGAAGTCCAATATGGATGAGAGAGTCTTCACTTGGCTTGATGATTGTCCTGATGGGTCCGTTCTTTATGTAGCTTTTGGAAGTCAAAAGTTGCTCACTAAGGCCCAAATGGAGGCCTTAACTACTGGGCTTGAGAAAAGTGGAGTGAGGTTCATTTTGGTAACTAAACAGTTGTCAGCCCAACAAGAGGATCAAGGTTTTGGATCAGTGCCAAAAGGGTTTGACCAGAGAGTCTCAGGAAGAGGCCTAGTAATAAAGGGTTGGGCCCCACAGGTGGAGATATTGGGGCATCAAGCCGTTGGTGGGTTTTTGAGTCATTGTGGATGGAATTCAGTGATGGAAGGGATAGTGGCAGGAGTACTAATTTTGGGCTGGCCCATGGAGGCTGACCAATTCATTAACGCATGGTGGTTGGTGGACAATATGAAGACATCAGTCCGAGTTTGTGAAGGTTCAAACTCGGTGCCCGACCCGATAGAGTTGGGCTTGAGAATTAGTGAGGCAATGAGTAATAATTTGTTTAAGGAGAGGGCCCAAAAAATGAGAGATGAAGCATTTGAAGCTATTAAAATTGGAGGGAGCTCTAAAAGGGATTTAGATTGGATTGTAAGAGAGCTTACCCAACTAAAAGGTTGA